A single window of Limnothrix sp. FACHB-406 DNA harbors:
- a CDS encoding NAD(P)-dependent alcohol dehydrogenase: MKAIVCVKYGSPDAMQLKEVEKPTPKANEVLIKIYATTVTSADIRIRKADPFPVRFFYGFARPKNNTILGSELAGEIEAVGENVKQFKAGDQVFAGAGTSLGANAEYICLPEAGAVAIKPTNMTYEEAAAIPFGATTALIFLRDKGKIQSGQEVLIYGASGAVGMAAVQLAKFFGAQVTGVCSTAKLELVKSLGSDSVIDYTKEDFTQNGKTYDIIFDTSGKSSFSGCLSSLKNNGIYLRAVHINLLPVLRGLWTSITSSKKVIGGVAIERKADLIFLKELIEMGRMKSVIDRRYSLEQTAEAHRYVEQGLKKGNVVITVVQSSKI, translated from the coding sequence ATGAAAGCAATTGTATGTGTAAAGTATGGATCTCCTGATGCTATGCAGCTTAAAGAAGTAGAGAAACCAACTCCTAAAGCAAACGAGGTGCTAATTAAAATCTATGCAACAACAGTAACGTCAGCAGACATTCGCATCCGAAAGGCTGACCCATTCCCCGTAAGATTTTTCTATGGTTTCGCAAGACCTAAAAACAACACCATACTCGGGTCAGAACTGGCCGGAGAAATTGAAGCTGTTGGTGAAAATGTAAAACAATTCAAAGCAGGTGACCAAGTATTTGCTGGTGCAGGAACCAGTCTTGGTGCAAATGCTGAGTATATTTGTCTGCCTGAAGCAGGAGCGGTGGCGATCAAGCCTACCAATATGACCTATGAGGAAGCTGCTGCTATTCCTTTTGGGGCAACAACTGCATTGATCTTCCTGAGAGATAAGGGAAAGATTCAGAGCGGGCAGGAAGTTTTGATCTATGGCGCTTCTGGAGCAGTAGGGATGGCTGCCGTACAGCTTGCCAAATTCTTTGGCGCACAAGTGACCGGAGTGTGTAGTACAGCGAAGTTAGAATTGGTGAAATCTCTCGGATCTGACAGCGTTATTGACTATACGAAAGAGGATTTCACTCAAAACGGTAAAACCTACGATATTATTTTTGACACAAGCGGCAAAAGTTCATTTTCAGGCTGTCTCAGCTCGCTAAAAAATAATGGCATCTATCTTAGAGCTGTTCATATCAATCTATTGCCGGTACTCCGAGGGCTGTGGACTTCAATTACCAGCAGCAAGAAAGTCATAGGTGGGGTAGCGATCGAGCGTAAAGCAGATCTGATTTTTTTGAAAGAGTTAATTGAAATGGGCAGGATGAAATCAGTCATCGACAGGCGTTATTCACTGGAACAGACTGCCGAAGCGCACAGGTATGTTGAACAGGGATTGAAGAAAGGGAATGTTGTCATTACTGTGGTGCAAAGCAGCAAAATCTAG
- the msrP gene encoding protein-methionine-sulfoxide reductase catalytic subunit MsrP, translating into MTFFNLRPDWQLRDREATDPALFLNRRRFLQSLAGFSIAGGVLSLTGCQNTPTGELEAAPPPGPTTMRSPFVGVQRNSQFADPQRAVTPQDLAGRYNNFYEFGGTKDIAQRAQRLPTNPWTVEVSGLVKQPKTWAIEDLIKAFEIEERIYRFRCVEAWAMVVPWLGFPMRKLIEAVDPLPDAKFVRFTSYYNKDIAIGPAWAYRDLPWPYTEGLTLAEMANDLAFFAVGNYGQILPKQHGAPIRAVLPWKYGFKGAKSIVKIEFLPRQPLTFWNTLAPDEYGFEANVDPLVPHPRWSQATERLLGSGPPLAWKTVPTRPYNGYGQWVSGLYA; encoded by the coding sequence ATGACCTTCTTTAATCTGCGCCCCGACTGGCAATTGCGCGATCGCGAAGCAACGGATCCAGCCCTGTTTCTCAATCGCCGCCGATTTTTGCAATCCCTCGCCGGGTTCAGCATTGCCGGTGGTGTTCTGTCGCTGACGGGTTGCCAAAATACACCGACTGGCGAGCTGGAAGCGGCCCCACCCCCCGGCCCCACCACTATGCGATCGCCCTTCGTTGGGGTGCAGCGCAATTCCCAATTTGCCGATCCGCAGCGAGCCGTCACGCCCCAAGACTTGGCCGGCCGCTACAACAACTTCTATGAATTTGGCGGCACAAAGGACATTGCCCAGCGGGCCCAACGGTTGCCCACCAATCCCTGGACCGTGGAAGTGTCTGGATTGGTCAAGCAGCCTAAAACTTGGGCGATCGAGGATTTAATCAAAGCCTTTGAGATTGAAGAACGCATCTATCGGTTTCGCTGCGTCGAAGCTTGGGCGATGGTTGTGCCTTGGCTCGGGTTTCCGATGCGCAAACTGATCGAAGCCGTCGATCCTTTGCCCGATGCCAAATTTGTCCGCTTCACCTCCTATTACAACAAAGACATCGCGATCGGGCCGGCCTGGGCCTATCGCGACCTCCCTTGGCCCTACACCGAAGGCCTCACGCTGGCGGAAATGGCTAACGACCTCGCCTTTTTTGCGGTGGGTAACTATGGGCAAATTTTGCCGAAGCAGCATGGCGCACCGATTCGGGCTGTCCTGCCTTGGAAATATGGCTTTAAAGGGGCTAAGTCGATCGTCAAAATTGAGTTTTTGCCCCGGCAGCCCCTGACCTTTTGGAACACTCTGGCTCCTGATGAATACGGTTTTGAGGCCAATGTGGATCCCCTGGTTCCCCATCCCCGCTGGTCGCAGGCCACGGAGCGGTTATTGGGATCGGGCCCGCCGCTCGCCTGGAAAACGGTTCCCACCCGTCCCTACAACGGCTATGGACAATGGGTTTCTGGTCTTTATGCGTAG
- a CDS encoding DUF5615 family PIN-like protein, protein MSQPRLGFYLDDSLDPAVSAALRGYGVRATRPTEVKLQNQSDATQLLFAYRHQLVFVTAEVTLVKFAGSQKDHGGVVYSPLALPIGRIVRQLLLLYETFQPTELAGKIEILS, encoded by the coding sequence GTGAGCCAACCACGCTTGGGATTTTACCTAGACGACAGCCTTGATCCCGCCGTCAGCGCAGCCCTGCGCGGCTATGGGGTGCGGGCCACCCGGCCCACAGAGGTGAAGCTCCAGAACCAGAGCGATGCTACCCAGCTTTTGTTTGCCTATCGCCACCAATTGGTTTTCGTGACAGCGGAAGTGACGCTGGTGAAGTTTGCCGGATCGCAAAAAGATCATGGGGGCGTGGTTTATAGTCCGCTGGCCCTCCCGATCGGGCGGATAGTGCGTCAATTGCTGTTGCTCTATGAGACCTTTCAGCCGACGGAATTAGCTGGCAAAATCGAAATTTTGAGCTAA
- a CDS encoding DUF433 domain-containing protein produces the protein MSKSLSRHIETTPGIRGGRPRLAGTRITVTDVALMHLRLGQSIEEIAGRYQLPLAALYAAMAYYFDHRSEMDLAIHEDLAFVAGFQRSQVSVLQERLSELRGD, from the coding sequence ATGAGTAAAAGCTTGTCACGCCATATTGAAACCACACCGGGGATTCGGGGCGGTCGTCCGCGGCTGGCCGGAACCCGGATTACCGTGACCGATGTGGCCCTGATGCATCTACGACTTGGCCAATCGATCGAGGAAATCGCTGGGCGCTATCAACTGCCCCTGGCGGCCCTCTATGCAGCCATGGCCTATTACTTTGACCACCGCAGTGAAATGGACTTGGCCATTCACGAAGACCTGGCCTTCGTTGCCGGATTTCAGCGAAGCCAAGTCTCCGTCCTTCAGGAGCGCCTCAGTGAGCTACGCGGAGATTAG
- a CDS encoding 1-acyl-sn-glycerol-3-phosphate acyltransferase, with amino-acid sequence MMRLNSASTEVVPNAPTVQGPSRPASSTVTMSMVSDSVPGTARGTVMQLDDPLNTERNLSSNNGDRADSPGGQQSAPPAAPGPTHQATTQAPTHPTQDCQTPTHPTSTHPTSTHQATTHQAMDHVVDSGSIRSCVLPWLARVLYPLARRVVLPTYFGSVTIEGLENLPQNARSLLFAPTHRSRWDALVVPCAIGRPICPADLHFMVSANEASRGLQGWFIQRMGGFPVDTTNPSIASVRHGIKVLETGKALVIFPEGDIFRDGHLHPLKPGLARMAIQAERSHSGVHIVPIHVEYGSPEVGWRCGVRVMIGRSLPLAQYLDRPAKVAAPTLTQDLADALNQLAQSPTEPLNGSDLPR; translated from the coding sequence ATGATGCGTCTAAACTCTGCTTCTACTGAGGTTGTGCCGAACGCCCCGACTGTCCAAGGGCCATCCAGACCGGCCAGCAGCACCGTCACCATGTCGATGGTGAGTGATTCGGTGCCAGGGACGGCGCGGGGGACGGTAATGCAGCTAGACGACCCGCTGAATACGGAACGCAATCTTTCCTCCAACAACGGCGATCGGGCAGATTCTCCCGGCGGACAGCAGTCCGCACCCCCAGCAGCGCCGGGGCCAACCCATCAAGCCACAACTCAAGCCCCGACTCACCCAACCCAGGATTGCCAAACCCCGACTCACCCAACCTCAACTCACCCAACCTCGACCCATCAAGCCACGACTCATCAAGCCATGGATCATGTGGTTGATTCTGGGTCGATTCGCTCCTGTGTGTTGCCTTGGCTCGCGCGGGTGCTCTATCCCCTGGCCCGACGGGTTGTGTTGCCAACCTATTTTGGTTCCGTGACGATCGAGGGCTTGGAAAATTTGCCCCAAAACGCCCGATCGCTCTTATTTGCCCCCACCCATCGATCGCGCTGGGATGCCTTGGTGGTTCCCTGCGCCATTGGCCGGCCCATCTGCCCCGCCGATTTGCACTTCATGGTTTCGGCCAACGAAGCTTCCCGAGGCCTCCAAGGCTGGTTTATTCAGCGCATGGGTGGATTTCCCGTAGACACCACCAACCCCAGCATTGCCAGCGTTCGCCATGGCATCAAAGTGCTGGAAACGGGCAAGGCCCTGGTGATTTTCCCGGAAGGCGACATTTTCCGCGATGGCCACCTGCACCCCCTCAAGCCCGGTTTGGCGCGGATGGCAATCCAGGCGGAACGCAGCCATTCGGGTGTGCATATCGTGCCGATTCATGTGGAATATGGTTCGCCGGAGGTGGGTTGGCGCTGTGGTGTGCGGGTGATGATTGGGCGATCGCTCCCGTTGGCACAATATCTCGATCGCCCGGCCAAGGTGGCCGCCCCCACCCTGACCCAAGATTTAGCTGATGCCTTGAATCAACTGGCACAGTCTCCTACGGAGCCACTGAACGGCAGTGATTTGCCCCGCTAG
- a CDS encoding ABC transporter permease, with translation MTPKGDRPQPALFKTFWADALSVFWGDWLKLRVRVGQVAASGLVSPLIYILAFGLGLGTSLDAVAKPSAGDSYLEFILPGMVALSSMAISFGGTTFSICGDRLFTKTFEEMLLVPVHPLAMHLGRMMAGIVRGLLTAGSVILVAVLFTGKVWSFLNPLFLLLLVLNCAVFAGLGVIVGLSVQSLEMVGLYNNFLIVPMSFLGATFFDPAKLPPLLKPIVYCLPLTYTSIGLRSAAYLPLSEFPWYSIPILLAVATVLAFLGAQRFSQQQD, from the coding sequence ATGACTCCCAAGGGCGATCGACCCCAGCCCGCCCTTTTCAAAACCTTTTGGGCCGATGCCCTATCCGTTTTTTGGGGCGACTGGCTGAAACTGCGGGTGCGGGTTGGGCAGGTGGCCGCTTCGGGGCTGGTGTCCCCGCTGATTTATATCCTGGCTTTCGGGTTGGGGTTGGGAACCTCCCTTGATGCCGTGGCCAAGCCTTCCGCAGGCGATAGCTATTTGGAATTTATCTTGCCGGGGATGGTGGCCCTGTCTTCCATGGCCATTAGCTTTGGGGGCACAACATTTTCAATTTGCGGCGATCGCCTGTTTACCAAGACCTTTGAGGAAATGCTGCTTGTGCCGGTGCATCCCTTGGCCATGCACCTGGGACGGATGATGGCGGGCATTGTGCGCGGCCTGCTGACGGCTGGCTCGGTGATTTTGGTGGCGGTGTTGTTTACGGGCAAGGTTTGGAGCTTTTTAAATCCGCTCTTTTTGCTGTTGCTGGTGCTCAACTGTGCTGTGTTTGCGGGCTTGGGGGTGATTGTGGGCCTTTCGGTGCAGTCCCTGGAAATGGTGGGGCTGTACAACAATTTTCTGATTGTGCCCATGTCCTTTTTGGGGGCCACGTTTTTTGACCCGGCCAAGTTGCCGCCGCTGCTGAAACCGATTGTCTATTGCCTGCCCTTGACCTACACCAGCATTGGCCTGCGATCGGCTGCTTACCTTCCCCTGAGCGAGTTTCCTTGGTACAGCATCCCAATTTTGCTGGCGGTGGCCACAGTGTTGGCGTTTTTGGGGGCCCAGCGGTTTTCTCAGCAGCAAGATTAG
- a CDS encoding DUF2949 domain-containing protein has protein sequence MQRQGLEGLVRFLQEDLQLSAADLALALKHPDSGNNLPTILWQYGAITTQQLDRVFDWLERWMSPEGI, from the coding sequence ATGCAACGTCAGGGATTAGAAGGTCTGGTTCGGTTTTTGCAAGAAGATTTGCAGTTGAGTGCCGCAGATTTGGCGCTGGCCCTCAAGCACCCCGACAGTGGCAATAATCTGCCAACGATTTTGTGGCAATACGGAGCAATTACCACGCAACAGCTCGATCGGGTGTTCGATTGGCTGGAACGGTGGATGTCGCCCGAAGGCATTTAA
- a CDS encoding DUF760 domain-containing protein has protein sequence MSNFWKSEPITDREPSESLMRYIQSLNPETIAHLSRPASPETIRMMEHNIVGLLGVLPSEQFDVSITTNREHLGRLLASAMMSGYFLRNAEQRMSFEKSLQNWSGDLAGDAPTAD, from the coding sequence ATGTCTAACTTTTGGAAAAGCGAGCCAATCACCGATCGCGAACCGAGCGAATCGTTGATGCGATACATCCAATCCCTCAATCCGGAAACGATCGCCCATCTGTCGCGGCCGGCTTCCCCGGAAACGATTCGGATGATGGAGCACAACATCGTGGGTTTGCTGGGCGTGTTGCCCAGCGAGCAGTTTGATGTGTCCATCACCACCAACCGCGAACATTTGGGGCGGCTGTTGGCTTCGGCCATGATGAGTGGCTACTTTTTGCGGAATGCTGAGCAACGGATGAGTTTTGAAAAGTCCTTGCAAAACTGGTCGGGTGATTTGGCTGGTGACGCGCCGACGGCGGATTAG
- the mutY gene encoding A/G-specific adenine glycosylase, translating into MILRSSIAEISEPLPVSAAVLQRSLLNWYDRHGRDLPWRKPPDVLDPYRVWVSEIALQQTQVKTVLPYYQRWFDRFPTIADLAQADLQAVLKAWEGLGYYSRARNLHRAAQLVMERHGGQFPRTLAEAIALPGIGRTTAGGILSSAFNLPLPILDGNVKRVLARLIALPVAPAKALDRLWAASEAVVSLDRPRDLNQALMDLGATVCTARKPACLVCPWMAYCQAYQTNQQQQIPVSEPKAPIPHKVIGVAVIRNPQGQILIDRRPAEGLLGGLWEFPGGKVEPNESIADCIRREIQEELGIEIAVGEELIVVDHAYTHFKVSLHVHLCEHLQGEPQAIECDEVRWVTLAEIDQFPFPKANTTIIEALKQRFPDA; encoded by the coding sequence GTGATTTTGCGTTCCTCAATTGCTGAAATCTCAGAACCGCTGCCGGTTTCGGCGGCGGTTTTGCAGCGATCGCTCCTGAATTGGTACGATCGCCACGGCCGCGACTTGCCTTGGCGAAAACCCCCGGATGTGTTGGATCCTTACCGGGTTTGGGTTTCGGAAATTGCCCTCCAACAAACCCAAGTCAAAACCGTTTTGCCCTACTACCAACGGTGGTTCGATCGATTCCCCACGATCGCGGATTTGGCGCAGGCCGATTTGCAAGCGGTGCTGAAAGCCTGGGAAGGCCTGGGCTACTACAGCCGGGCCCGCAATCTGCACCGGGCTGCCCAGTTGGTGATGGAACGGCATGGGGGACAATTTCCCCGCACCCTGGCTGAGGCGATCGCCCTGCCCGGCATTGGCCGCACCACGGCCGGCGGCATCCTGAGTTCTGCCTTTAATTTGCCCTTGCCCATTTTGGACGGCAACGTGAAGCGGGTTTTGGCGCGGTTGATTGCCCTGCCCGTTGCGCCAGCCAAAGCGCTCGATCGCCTCTGGGCTGCCTCCGAAGCGGTGGTCTCGCTCGATCGCCCCCGAGACCTCAACCAAGCCCTCATGGATTTGGGGGCCACGGTTTGCACCGCCCGGAAGCCGGCCTGTTTGGTTTGTCCTTGGATGGCATACTGTCAGGCGTACCAAACCAACCAGCAGCAGCAAATTCCCGTGAGCGAACCGAAAGCACCGATTCCCCACAAAGTGATTGGCGTGGCCGTGATCCGCAATCCCCAGGGGCAAATCTTGATCGATCGCCGGCCCGCCGAAGGGCTATTGGGCGGCCTATGGGAATTTCCGGGCGGCAAAGTGGAACCCAATGAGTCGATCGCCGACTGCATCCGCCGGGAAATTCAAGAAGAATTAGGCATTGAAATTGCCGTCGGTGAAGAACTGATTGTGGTGGATCATGCCTACACCCACTTCAAAGTGTCGCTGCATGTGCATCTTTGCGAGCATCTCCAAGGGGAACCCCAGGCGATCGAGTGTGATGAAGTGCGTTGGGTCACCCTTGCTGAAATTGACCAATTTCCCTTCCCCAAGGCCAACACCACCATCATCGAAGCCCTGAAACAGCGCTTTCCTGATGCCTAG
- the sat gene encoding sulfate adenylyltransferase: MTRIADAIAPHGGTLINRIASPEQKAEFLSKADHLPRISLDDRAVCDLIAIAIGAFSPIDGFMGQADYKTVVDDMRLANGLPWAIPVTLPVTDEQANTLSEGQLVRLDDPTGRFIGVLELTEKYHYDKTREALNVYRTNEEKHPGVAVVYGQGATYLAGPVWLLEREPDSRFPLYQIDPIDSRHAFRDKGWKSIVAFQTRNPIHRAHEYIIKCALEITDGLFLHPLVGVTKSDDIAADVRMRCYEIMLEHYFPRGRVILAINPCAMRYAGPREAIFHALIRKNYGCTHFIVGRDHAGVGDYYGTYDAQYIFDEFAPGELGIMPLKFEHAFYCKRTQSMATTKTSPSEPDERIHLSGTKVREMLRRGELPPPEFSRPLVAAELARAMKIPESYSI, translated from the coding sequence ATGACCCGTATAGCCGACGCGATCGCCCCTCACGGCGGCACGCTGATTAACCGCATTGCCAGCCCTGAGCAAAAGGCCGAATTCTTGAGCAAGGCCGACCACCTGCCGCGCATTTCCCTGGACGATCGCGCCGTCTGTGACCTGATCGCGATCGCCATTGGTGCGTTCAGCCCGATCGATGGCTTCATGGGCCAAGCGGACTACAAGACCGTGGTTGACGACATGCGCTTGGCCAACGGGCTGCCCTGGGCAATTCCTGTGACCCTGCCCGTGACCGATGAGCAGGCCAACACCCTCAGCGAAGGGCAATTGGTGCGCCTAGACGATCCCACCGGTCGCTTCATTGGCGTGCTGGAGCTGACGGAGAAATATCACTACGACAAGACCCGGGAAGCCCTCAACGTCTATCGCACCAATGAAGAGAAACACCCCGGTGTGGCGGTGGTTTATGGCCAAGGGGCGACTTATTTAGCTGGGCCCGTGTGGTTGCTGGAGCGCGAGCCGGATTCTCGCTTCCCGCTCTATCAAATTGACCCGATCGATTCGCGCCATGCTTTCCGCGACAAGGGTTGGAAGTCGATCGTAGCCTTCCAAACCCGCAACCCAATCCACCGCGCCCACGAATACATCATCAAGTGCGCCCTGGAAATCACCGATGGCCTGTTCCTGCATCCCCTGGTGGGAGTGACCAAAAGCGATGACATTGCCGCCGATGTGCGGATGCGTTGCTATGAAATCATGCTGGAGCACTATTTCCCCCGTGGCCGGGTGATTTTGGCCATCAACCCTTGCGCCATGCGCTATGCGGGCCCCCGGGAAGCCATTTTCCATGCCCTCATTCGCAAGAACTATGGCTGCACGCATTTCATCGTGGGTCGTGACCATGCGGGCGTGGGTGACTATTACGGAACCTACGATGCGCAGTACATTTTCGATGAGTTTGCGCCGGGTGAGTTGGGAATCATGCCGCTGAAGTTCGAACACGCGTTCTACTGCAAGCGCACCCAAAGCATGGCCACCACCAAGACCAGCCCCAGCGAACCGGACGAGCGGATTCACCTGTCGGGCACGAAGGTGCGCGAAATGCTGCGTCGGGGCGAGTTGCCGCCGCCGGAATTCTCGCGGCCTTTGGTGGCGGCTGAGTTGGCCCGGGCAATGAAAATCCCTGAAAGTTACTCAATCTAG
- a CDS encoding alpha/beta fold hydrolase produces MAHWVGTEFSFEVVIVQGDINQNTNQEVNQEVHQDTNQESGQGIHQEAMSEFPEFLPEAVANLTEPESIDFVRQIQRQTIQTSWPYPHSVLPIETSFVTGQPPELRDRLTDAPPILLVHGFDSSLLEYRRLFPRLVQQSATWAVDLLGFGFTDRPEKLEFTAEAIRTHLYCFWQQIIGRPMVLVGASMGGAAVMDFALTYPDAVQKVVLLDSAGFVGKPIASRFLIPPLGQWATQFLANKKVRSGIGRKAYADPDRCATEEAYRCGALHLGMPRWSEALISFTRNGGYTITGDRIAQLPQETLILWGDRDQILPKATAQKFQAALPKSQFIWVENCGHVPHLEQPDRTAQAIQNFLKK; encoded by the coding sequence TTGGCGCATTGGGTTGGGACTGAATTTTCATTTGAGGTGGTGATTGTGCAGGGAGATATTAATCAAAATACTAATCAGGAAGTTAATCAGGAAGTTCATCAGGACACCAATCAGGAATCTGGTCAGGGAATTCATCAAGAAGCCATGAGTGAATTTCCGGAATTTTTACCTGAAGCAGTGGCAAATTTAACGGAACCAGAGTCGATCGACTTTGTGCGTCAAATTCAGCGCCAAACGATCCAAACTTCCTGGCCCTATCCCCATAGTGTATTGCCGATCGAAACCAGTTTTGTCACGGGTCAACCGCCGGAATTGCGCGATCGATTGACCGATGCGCCACCTATTTTGTTAGTTCATGGCTTTGACAGTTCACTGCTGGAATATCGTCGATTGTTCCCACGCCTAGTTCAGCAATCTGCCACTTGGGCCGTGGACTTGTTGGGGTTTGGGTTCACCGATCGCCCTGAGAAGTTGGAATTTACCGCTGAAGCAATTCGCACCCATTTATATTGCTTTTGGCAGCAAATCATTGGGCGGCCGATGGTGTTGGTGGGGGCTTCCATGGGAGGTGCAGCCGTGATGGATTTTGCCCTCACCTATCCGGATGCGGTGCAAAAAGTGGTGTTGCTGGATAGTGCTGGATTTGTGGGCAAACCGATCGCCAGCCGGTTTTTGATTCCGCCCTTGGGACAATGGGCCACGCAATTTTTGGCGAATAAAAAGGTGCGATCGGGCATTGGGCGCAAGGCCTACGCCGACCCCGATCGTTGTGCCACCGAAGAGGCCTATCGTTGCGGTGCGTTGCATTTGGGAATGCCCCGATGGAGTGAGGCGCTCATTTCCTTCACTCGCAACGGTGGTTACACCATTACGGGTGATCGCATTGCCCAATTGCCCCAAGAAACCCTGATTTTGTGGGGCGATCGCGATCAAATTTTGCCCAAAGCCACTGCCCAAAAATTCCAAGCAGCGCTGCCCAAAAGTCAATTTATTTGGGTGGAAAATTGCGGCCATGTGCCCCATTTGGAACAGCCCGATCGCACAGCCCAAGCAATTCAAAATTTCTTGAAAAAATAG
- the rpoD gene encoding RNA polymerase sigma factor RpoD, with protein sequence MTQAKTVLEEMNVLTDAVDDVEVELELLTTEDEDEVDIDEYDDPSAELDEEDEEQPGKAAASRRRTAAKKKHYTEDSIRLYLQEIGRIRLLRADEEIELARKIADLLEIERVHEKLLDQLDRAPNDREWAEALNMGLPEFRKRLYVGRRAKDKMVQSNLRLVVSIAKKYMNRGLSFQDLIQEGSLGLIRAAEKFDHEKGYKFSTYATWWIRQAITRAIADQSRTIRLPVHLYETISRIKKTTKLLSQEMGRKPTEEEIATRMEMTIEKLRFIAKSAQLPISLETPIGKEEDSRLGDFIESDGETPEDRVSKNLLREDLESVLDTLSARERDVLRLRYGLDDGRMKTLEEIGQIFNVTRERIRQIEAKALRKLRHPNRNSILKEYIR encoded by the coding sequence ATGACCCAGGCCAAAACCGTACTCGAAGAAATGAATGTATTGACTGATGCTGTGGATGATGTAGAGGTCGAACTAGAGCTACTCACCACAGAGGACGAAGATGAGGTCGATATTGATGAGTATGATGACCCGTCTGCCGAACTCGACGAGGAAGACGAAGAGCAGCCTGGCAAAGCGGCCGCATCTCGTCGCCGTACGGCTGCTAAGAAAAAGCACTACACCGAAGATTCAATTCGGCTATATCTTCAAGAAATTGGTCGGATCCGCTTGCTGCGAGCTGACGAAGAAATTGAACTGGCCCGTAAAATTGCTGACCTGCTAGAAATCGAACGGGTTCATGAAAAGCTGCTGGATCAACTCGATCGCGCACCGAACGATCGGGAGTGGGCCGAAGCGTTGAATATGGGCTTGCCGGAATTCCGGAAGCGGCTGTATGTGGGTCGGCGCGCCAAGGACAAAATGGTGCAGTCGAACCTGCGCTTGGTGGTTTCGATCGCCAAGAAATACATGAACCGCGGCCTGTCGTTCCAGGATTTGATCCAAGAAGGTAGCTTGGGTCTGATTCGTGCCGCCGAAAAGTTTGACCACGAAAAGGGCTACAAATTCTCCACCTATGCCACTTGGTGGATTCGGCAGGCAATCACCCGGGCGATCGCTGACCAATCTCGGACAATTCGCCTACCGGTGCATTTGTACGAAACCATTTCGCGGATTAAGAAAACCACCAAGTTGCTGTCTCAAGAAATGGGTCGCAAACCCACGGAAGAAGAGATTGCAACGCGGATGGAAATGACGATCGAGAAGTTGCGGTTCATTGCCAAGTCGGCTCAGTTGCCGATTTCGCTGGAAACCCCGATCGGCAAGGAAGAAGATTCGCGCCTGGGCGATTTCATTGAATCTGACGGCGAAACGCCGGAAGATCGCGTTTCCAAAAACCTGCTGCGGGAAGATCTAGAAAGCGTGCTCGATACGCTCAGCGCCCGCGAGCGTGATGTGCTGCGGTTGCGCTACGGCTTGGATGACGGTCGGATGAAAACCCTGGAAGAAATTGGGCAAATTTTCAACGTGACCCGCGAGCGAATTCGCCAAATTGAAGCGAAGGCCCTGCGGAAGTTGCGCCACCCGAACCGCAACAGCATCTTAAAGGAATATATCCGCTAG
- a CDS encoding polysaccharide deacetylase family protein → MQFAWLYPRLYPVLVASFPLGLWAGNPDRREIALSFDDGPHPEYTPDLLRLLDQEQVTASFFWLGCWVDRAPAVAKQVWDAGHWLGLHGYHHRSFPRLSADELQRDLKRTQRAIAQACQLDPAWVQHHVRDVRPPNGLFLPGALAQWRSWGYRPVMWSVVPEDWTHPGPAVVQRRVLDQVQNGSLIVLHDGPCGGRDVVKTVAQLIPALRDRGWRFVTVDRLWDSIEQDTLNPASPKPTAHEIDRAIDQMPNE, encoded by the coding sequence ATGCAATTTGCTTGGCTCTATCCACGCCTCTATCCAGTCTTGGTGGCCAGCTTTCCCTTGGGTCTGTGGGCCGGCAATCCCGATCGCCGGGAAATTGCTCTCAGCTTTGACGACGGGCCCCACCCGGAATATACGCCAGACCTGTTGCGCCTGTTGGATCAAGAACAGGTGACCGCTAGCTTTTTTTGGTTGGGCTGTTGGGTCGATCGGGCCCCTGCCGTTGCCAAACAAGTTTGGGATGCGGGCCACTGGCTGGGCCTCCATGGCTACCATCACCGATCGTTTCCCCGCCTCAGCGCAGACGAACTACAACGGGATTTAAAACGCACCCAACGGGCGATCGCCCAGGCCTGTCAGCTTGATCCGGCTTGGGTGCAACACCATGTGCGAGATGTGCGGCCACCCAACGGGCTATTTTTGCCCGGGGCCTTGGCTCAGTGGCGCAGTTGGGGATATCGACCGGTCATGTGGAGCGTTGTGCCGGAAGATTGGACACATCCTGGGCCGGCGGTGGTGCAGCGGCGGGTTTTGGATCAGGTGCAAAACGGTTCGCTGATTGTGTTGCACGATGGGCCCTGTGGCGGGCGGGATGTGGTCAAAACCGTGGCGCAACTGATTCCGGCCCTGCGCGATCGGGGGTGGCGGTTTGTGACGGTCGATCGGCTGTGGGATTCGATCGAGCAAGACACTCTCAACCCGGCTTCCCCAAAACCAACGGCTCACGAGATCGATCGGGCGATCGATCAAATGCCCAATGAATAA